From a single Equus asinus isolate D_3611 breed Donkey chromosome 2, EquAss-T2T_v2, whole genome shotgun sequence genomic region:
- the SEMA6D gene encoding semaphorin-6D isoform X1 has product MRFFLLCAYMLLLMISQLRAVSFPEDDEPLNTVDYHYSRQYPVFRGRPSGNESQHRLDFQLMLKIRDTLYIAGRDQVYTVNLNEIPKTEVIPSKKLTWRSRQQDRENCAMKGKHKDECHNFIKVFVPRNDEMVFVCGTNAFNPMCRYYRLNTLEYDGEEISGLARCPFDARQTNVALFADGKLYSATVADFLASDAVIYRSMGDGSALRTIKYDSKWIKEPHFLHAIEYGNYVYFFFREIAVEHNNLGKAVYSRVARICKNDMGGSQRVLEKHWTSFLKARLNCSVPGDSFFYFDVLQSITDIIQINGIPTVVGVFTTQLNSIPGSAVCAFSMDDIEKVFKGRFKEQKTPDSVWTAVPEDKVPKPRPGCCAKHGLAEAYKTSIDFPDETLSFIKSHPLMDSAVPPIADEPWFTKTRIRYRLTAIAVDHSAGPYQNYTVIFVGSEAGMVLKVLAKTSPFSLNDSVLLEEIEAYNHAKCNAENEEDRKVISLQLDKDHHALYVAFSSCVIRIPLSRCERYGSCKKSCIASRDPYCGWLSQGICGRVTPGMLLLTEDFFAFHNHSVGGYEQDTEYGYTAHLGDCHEILPTSTTPDYKIFGGPTSDMEVSSSSVTTMASIPEITPKVIDTWRPKLTSSRKFVVQDDPNTSDFTDPLSGIPKGVRWEVQSGESNQMVHMNVLITCVFAAFVLGAFIAGVAVYCYRDMFVRKNRKIHKDAESAQSCTDSSGSFAKLNGLFDSPVKEYQQNIDSPKLYSNLLTSRKELPPNGDTKSMVMDHRGQPPELAALPTPESTPVLHQKTLQAMKSHSDKAHGHGASRKETPQFFPSSPPPHSPLSHGHIPSAIVLPNATHDYNTSFSNSNAHKAEKKLQNIDHSLTKSSSKRDHRRSVDSRNTLNDLLKHLNDPNSNPKAIMGDIQMAHQTLMLDPMGPMSEVPPKVPNREASLYSPPSTLPRNSPTKRVDVPTTPGVPMTSLERQRGYHKNSSQRHSISAMPKNLNSPNGVLLSRQPSMNRGGYMPTPTGAKVDYIQGTPVSVHLQPSLSRQSSYTSNGTLPRTGLKRTPSLKPDVPPKPSFVPQTTSVRPLNKYTY; this is encoded by the exons ATGAGGTTCTTCCTGCTTTGTGCCTACATGCTGCTCCTGATGATTTCCCAGTTGAGGGCAGTCAGCTTCCCCGAAGACGATGAACCCCTTAATACTGTTGACTATCACT ATTCAAGGCAATATCCGGTTTTTAGAGGACGCCCTTCAGGCAATGAGTCACAGCACAGGCTGGACTTTCAGCTGATGTTGAAAATTCGAGACACACTTTATATTGCTGGCAG GGATCAAGTTTATAcagtaaatttaaatgaaatccCCAAAACAGAAGTCATACCAAGCAAG AAACTGACATGGCGGTCAAGACAACAGGATCGAGAAAACTGTGCCATGAAAGGCAAGCATAAA GATGAATGCCACAACTTTATTAAAGTATTTGTTCCGAGAAACGATGAGATGGTTTTTGTTTGTGGTACCAATGCGTTTAATCCCATGTGTAGATACTATAGG ttgaATACCTTAGAGTATGATGGGGAAGAAATTAGTGGCCTGGCAAGATGCCCATTTGATGCCAGACAAACCAATGTTGCCCTTTTTGCTG ATGGGAAGCTGTATTCTGCCACAGTGGCTGACTTCCTGGCCAGTGATGCTGTTATTTATCGAAGCATGGGCGATGGATCTGCCCTTCGTACAATAAAATATGATTCCAAATGGATAAAAG agCCACACTTTCTTCATGCCATAGAATATGGAAActatgtctatttcttctttcgaGAAATTGCTGTAGAGCACAATAATTTGGGCAAG GCTGTATATTCCCGTGTGGCCCGCATATGTAAAAATGACATGGGTGGCTCCCAGCGGGTCCTGGAGAAACACTGGACTTCATTTCTGAAGGCTCGACTTAACTGTTCTGTCCCCGGAGATTCGTTTTTCTACTTTGATGTCCTGCAGTCCATTACAGACATAATACAAATCAATGGCATCCCCACTGTGGTGGGGGTGTTCACCACCCAGCTCAACAG CATTCCTGGTTCTGCAGTCTGTGCATTTAGCATGGATGACATTGAAAAAGTATTCAAAGGACGGTTTAAAGAACAGAAAACTCCGGATTCTGTGTGGACGGCAGTCCCTGAAGACAAAGTACCAAAGCCAAG GCCTGGGTGTTGTGCAAAGCATGGCCTCGCTGAAGCATATAAAACCTCCATCGATTTCCCGGATGAAACCCTGTCCTTCATCAAGTCCCACCCCCTGATGGACTCCGCCGTCCCACCCATTGCCGACGAGCCCTGGTTCACAAAGACTCGGATCAG GTACAGACTGACGGCCATCGCTGTCGACCATTCTGCTGGACCCTACCAGAACTACACAGTCATCTTTGTTGGCTCAGAAGCTGGCATGGTACTTAAAGTTTTGGCAAAGACCAGTCCTTTCTCTTTGAATGACAGCGTGTTACTGGAAGAGATTGAAGCATACAACCATGCAAA GTGTAATGCTGAGAATGAGGAGGACAGAAAGGTCATCTCGTTACAGTTGGATAAAGATCATCATGCTTTATATGTGGCATTCTCCAGCTGCGTTATTCGCATCCCCCTCAGTCGCTGTGAGCGTTATGGATCATGTAAAAA ATCTTGTATTGCATCTCGGGACCCGTACTGTGGCTGGTTAAGCCAGGGCATCTGTGGCAGAGTGACCCCAGGGATGCT GCTGTTAACCGAAGACTTCTTTGCTTTCCATAACCACAGCGTTGGAGGATATGAACAGGACACAGAATATGGCTACACAGCCCATCTAGGGGACTGCCATG aaattttgcCTACTTCAACTACACCAGATTACAAAATATTTGGCGGTCCAACATCtg ACATGGAGGTATCTTCATCTTCTGTTACCACAATGGCAAGTATCCCAGAAATTACACCTAAAGTGATTGATACCTGGAGACCTAAACTGACGAGCTCCCGGAAATTTGTAGTTCAAGATGACCCAAACACTTCTGATTTTACTGATCCTTTATCAGGTATCCCAAAGG GTGTACGATGGGAAGTCCAGTCTGGAGAGTCCAACCAGATGGTCCACATGAATGTCCTCATCACCTGTGTCTTTGCTGCTTTTGTTTTGGGTGCATTCATTGCAGGTGTGGCAGTATACTGCTATCGTGACATGTTTGTTCGGAAAAACAGAAAGATCCATAAAGATGCAGAATCTGCCCAGTCGTGCACAGATTCCAGTGGCAGTTTTGCCAAACTGAATGGTCTCTTTGACAGCCCGGTGAAGGAATATCAGCAGAATATCGATTCTCCCAAATTGTATAGTAACCTGCTGACCAGTCGGAAAGAGCTGCCACCCAATGGAGATACTAAATCCATGGTAATGGACCATCGAGGCCAACCTCCCGAGCTGGCTGCTCTCCCCACACCTGAGTCTACACCTGTGCTTCACCAGAAGACTCTGCAGGCCATGAAGAGCCACTCAGACAAGGCTCACGGCCATGGAGCTTCAAGGAAAGAAACTCCCCAGTTTTTTCCCTCTAGTCCTCCACCACATTCCCCATTAAGTCATGGGCATATCCCCAGTGCCATTGTTCTTCCTAATGCTACCCATGACTACAACACATCTTTCTCAAACTCCAATGCTCACAAAGCTGAGAAGAAGCTTCAAAACATTGACCACTCTCTTACAAAATCATCCAGTAAAAGAGATCACCGGCGTTCTGTCgattccagaaacaccctcaatGATCTCCTGAAGCATCTAAATGACCCAAATAGTAACCCCAAAGCCATCATGGGAGATATCCAAATGGCCCACCAGACCCTCATGCTGGATCCTATGGGACCTATGTCAGAGGTCCCACCCAAGGTCCCTAACCGGGAGGCATCACTATACTCTCCTCCTTCAACTCTCCCCAGAAATAGTCCAACCAAGCGAGTGGACGTCCCCACCACTCCTGGAGTCCCAATGACTTCTCTGGAAAGACAACGGGGATATCACAAAAATTCCTCCCAGAGGCACTCCATATCCGCTATGCCTAAAAACTTAAATTCACCAAATGGTGTTTTGTTATCTAGACAGCCTAGTATGAACCGTGGAGGGTACATGCCCACCCCAACAGGGGCGAAGGTGGACTATATTCAGGGAACACCAGTGAGTGTTCATCTGCAGCCTTCTCTCTCCAGACAGAGCAGCTACACCAGTAATGGCACCCTTCCTAGGACGGGACTAAAGAGGACACCGTCTTTAAAACCTGATGTGCCACCAAAGCCTTCATTTGTTCCTCAAACCACATCTGTCAGACCACTGAACAAATACACTTACTAG
- the SEMA6D gene encoding semaphorin-6D isoform X2, with protein MRFFLLCAYMLLLMISQLRAVSFPEDDEPLNTVDYHYSRQYPVFRGRPSGNESQHRLDFQLMLKIRDTLYIAGRDQVYTVNLNEIPKTEVIPSKKLTWRSRQQDRENCAMKGKHKDECHNFIKVFVPRNDEMVFVCGTNAFNPMCRYYRLNTLEYDGEEISGLARCPFDARQTNVALFADGKLYSATVADFLASDAVIYRSMGDGSALRTIKYDSKWIKEPHFLHAIEYGNYVYFFFREIAVEHNNLGKAVYSRVARICKNDMGGSQRVLEKHWTSFLKARLNCSVPGDSFFYFDVLQSITDIIQINGIPTVVGVFTTQLNSIPGSAVCAFSMDDIEKVFKGRFKEQKTPDSVWTAVPEDKVPKPRPGCCAKHGLAEAYKTSIDFPDETLSFIKSHPLMDSAVPPIADEPWFTKTRIRYRLTAIAVDHSAGPYQNYTVIFVGSEAGMVLKVLAKTSPFSLNDSVLLEEIEAYNHAKCNAENEEDRKVISLQLDKDHHALYVAFSSCVIRIPLSRCERYGSCKKSCIASRDPYCGWLSQGICGRVTPGMLLLTEDFFAFHNHSVGGYEQDTEYGYTAHLGDCHEILPTSTTPDYKIFGGPTSDMEVSSSSVTTMASIPEITPKVIDTWRPKLTSSRKFVVQDDPNTSDFTDPLSGVRWEVQSGESNQMVHMNVLITCVFAAFVLGAFIAGVAVYCYRDMFVRKNRKIHKDAESAQSCTDSSGSFAKLNGLFDSPVKEYQQNIDSPKLYSNLLTSRKELPPNGDTKSMVMDHRGQPPELAALPTPESTPVLHQKTLQAMKSHSDKAHGHGASRKETPQFFPSSPPPHSPLSHGHIPSAIVLPNATHDYNTSFSNSNAHKAEKKLQNIDHSLTKSSSKRDHRRSVDSRNTLNDLLKHLNDPNSNPKAIMGDIQMAHQTLMLDPMGPMSEVPPKVPNREASLYSPPSTLPRNSPTKRVDVPTTPGVPMTSLERQRGYHKNSSQRHSISAMPKNLNSPNGVLLSRQPSMNRGGYMPTPTGAKVDYIQGTPVSVHLQPSLSRQSSYTSNGTLPRTGLKRTPSLKPDVPPKPSFVPQTTSVRPLNKYTY; from the exons ATGAGGTTCTTCCTGCTTTGTGCCTACATGCTGCTCCTGATGATTTCCCAGTTGAGGGCAGTCAGCTTCCCCGAAGACGATGAACCCCTTAATACTGTTGACTATCACT ATTCAAGGCAATATCCGGTTTTTAGAGGACGCCCTTCAGGCAATGAGTCACAGCACAGGCTGGACTTTCAGCTGATGTTGAAAATTCGAGACACACTTTATATTGCTGGCAG GGATCAAGTTTATAcagtaaatttaaatgaaatccCCAAAACAGAAGTCATACCAAGCAAG AAACTGACATGGCGGTCAAGACAACAGGATCGAGAAAACTGTGCCATGAAAGGCAAGCATAAA GATGAATGCCACAACTTTATTAAAGTATTTGTTCCGAGAAACGATGAGATGGTTTTTGTTTGTGGTACCAATGCGTTTAATCCCATGTGTAGATACTATAGG ttgaATACCTTAGAGTATGATGGGGAAGAAATTAGTGGCCTGGCAAGATGCCCATTTGATGCCAGACAAACCAATGTTGCCCTTTTTGCTG ATGGGAAGCTGTATTCTGCCACAGTGGCTGACTTCCTGGCCAGTGATGCTGTTATTTATCGAAGCATGGGCGATGGATCTGCCCTTCGTACAATAAAATATGATTCCAAATGGATAAAAG agCCACACTTTCTTCATGCCATAGAATATGGAAActatgtctatttcttctttcgaGAAATTGCTGTAGAGCACAATAATTTGGGCAAG GCTGTATATTCCCGTGTGGCCCGCATATGTAAAAATGACATGGGTGGCTCCCAGCGGGTCCTGGAGAAACACTGGACTTCATTTCTGAAGGCTCGACTTAACTGTTCTGTCCCCGGAGATTCGTTTTTCTACTTTGATGTCCTGCAGTCCATTACAGACATAATACAAATCAATGGCATCCCCACTGTGGTGGGGGTGTTCACCACCCAGCTCAACAG CATTCCTGGTTCTGCAGTCTGTGCATTTAGCATGGATGACATTGAAAAAGTATTCAAAGGACGGTTTAAAGAACAGAAAACTCCGGATTCTGTGTGGACGGCAGTCCCTGAAGACAAAGTACCAAAGCCAAG GCCTGGGTGTTGTGCAAAGCATGGCCTCGCTGAAGCATATAAAACCTCCATCGATTTCCCGGATGAAACCCTGTCCTTCATCAAGTCCCACCCCCTGATGGACTCCGCCGTCCCACCCATTGCCGACGAGCCCTGGTTCACAAAGACTCGGATCAG GTACAGACTGACGGCCATCGCTGTCGACCATTCTGCTGGACCCTACCAGAACTACACAGTCATCTTTGTTGGCTCAGAAGCTGGCATGGTACTTAAAGTTTTGGCAAAGACCAGTCCTTTCTCTTTGAATGACAGCGTGTTACTGGAAGAGATTGAAGCATACAACCATGCAAA GTGTAATGCTGAGAATGAGGAGGACAGAAAGGTCATCTCGTTACAGTTGGATAAAGATCATCATGCTTTATATGTGGCATTCTCCAGCTGCGTTATTCGCATCCCCCTCAGTCGCTGTGAGCGTTATGGATCATGTAAAAA ATCTTGTATTGCATCTCGGGACCCGTACTGTGGCTGGTTAAGCCAGGGCATCTGTGGCAGAGTGACCCCAGGGATGCT GCTGTTAACCGAAGACTTCTTTGCTTTCCATAACCACAGCGTTGGAGGATATGAACAGGACACAGAATATGGCTACACAGCCCATCTAGGGGACTGCCATG aaattttgcCTACTTCAACTACACCAGATTACAAAATATTTGGCGGTCCAACATCtg ACATGGAGGTATCTTCATCTTCTGTTACCACAATGGCAAGTATCCCAGAAATTACACCTAAAGTGATTGATACCTGGAGACCTAAACTGACGAGCTCCCGGAAATTTGTAGTTCAAGATGACCCAAACACTTCTGATTTTACTGATCCTTTATCAG GTGTACGATGGGAAGTCCAGTCTGGAGAGTCCAACCAGATGGTCCACATGAATGTCCTCATCACCTGTGTCTTTGCTGCTTTTGTTTTGGGTGCATTCATTGCAGGTGTGGCAGTATACTGCTATCGTGACATGTTTGTTCGGAAAAACAGAAAGATCCATAAAGATGCAGAATCTGCCCAGTCGTGCACAGATTCCAGTGGCAGTTTTGCCAAACTGAATGGTCTCTTTGACAGCCCGGTGAAGGAATATCAGCAGAATATCGATTCTCCCAAATTGTATAGTAACCTGCTGACCAGTCGGAAAGAGCTGCCACCCAATGGAGATACTAAATCCATGGTAATGGACCATCGAGGCCAACCTCCCGAGCTGGCTGCTCTCCCCACACCTGAGTCTACACCTGTGCTTCACCAGAAGACTCTGCAGGCCATGAAGAGCCACTCAGACAAGGCTCACGGCCATGGAGCTTCAAGGAAAGAAACTCCCCAGTTTTTTCCCTCTAGTCCTCCACCACATTCCCCATTAAGTCATGGGCATATCCCCAGTGCCATTGTTCTTCCTAATGCTACCCATGACTACAACACATCTTTCTCAAACTCCAATGCTCACAAAGCTGAGAAGAAGCTTCAAAACATTGACCACTCTCTTACAAAATCATCCAGTAAAAGAGATCACCGGCGTTCTGTCgattccagaaacaccctcaatGATCTCCTGAAGCATCTAAATGACCCAAATAGTAACCCCAAAGCCATCATGGGAGATATCCAAATGGCCCACCAGACCCTCATGCTGGATCCTATGGGACCTATGTCAGAGGTCCCACCCAAGGTCCCTAACCGGGAGGCATCACTATACTCTCCTCCTTCAACTCTCCCCAGAAATAGTCCAACCAAGCGAGTGGACGTCCCCACCACTCCTGGAGTCCCAATGACTTCTCTGGAAAGACAACGGGGATATCACAAAAATTCCTCCCAGAGGCACTCCATATCCGCTATGCCTAAAAACTTAAATTCACCAAATGGTGTTTTGTTATCTAGACAGCCTAGTATGAACCGTGGAGGGTACATGCCCACCCCAACAGGGGCGAAGGTGGACTATATTCAGGGAACACCAGTGAGTGTTCATCTGCAGCCTTCTCTCTCCAGACAGAGCAGCTACACCAGTAATGGCACCCTTCCTAGGACGGGACTAAAGAGGACACCGTCTTTAAAACCTGATGTGCCACCAAAGCCTTCATTTGTTCCTCAAACCACATCTGTCAGACCACTGAACAAATACACTTACTAG
- the SEMA6D gene encoding semaphorin-6D isoform X4 — translation MRFFLLCAYMLLLMISQLRAVSFPEDDEPLNTVDYHYSRQYPVFRGRPSGNESQHRLDFQLMLKIRDTLYIAGRDQVYTVNLNEIPKTEVIPSKKLTWRSRQQDRENCAMKGKHKDECHNFIKVFVPRNDEMVFVCGTNAFNPMCRYYRLNTLEYDGEEISGLARCPFDARQTNVALFADGKLYSATVADFLASDAVIYRSMGDGSALRTIKYDSKWIKEPHFLHAIEYGNYVYFFFREIAVEHNNLGKAVYSRVARICKNDMGGSQRVLEKHWTSFLKARLNCSVPGDSFFYFDVLQSITDIIQINGIPTVVGVFTTQLNSIPGSAVCAFSMDDIEKVFKGRFKEQKTPDSVWTAVPEDKVPKPRPGCCAKHGLAEAYKTSIDFPDETLSFIKSHPLMDSAVPPIADEPWFTKTRIRYRLTAIAVDHSAGPYQNYTVIFVGSEAGMVLKVLAKTSPFSLNDSVLLEEIEAYNHAKCNAENEEDRKVISLQLDKDHHALYVAFSSCVIRIPLSRCERYGSCKKSCIASRDPYCGWLSQGICGRVTPGMLVGGYEQDTEYGYTAHLGDCHEILPTSTTPDYKIFGGPTSDMEVSSSSVTTMASIPEITPKVIDTWRPKLTSSRKFVVQDDPNTSDFTDPLSGVRWEVQSGESNQMVHMNVLITCVFAAFVLGAFIAGVAVYCYRDMFVRKNRKIHKDAESAQSCTDSSGSFAKLNGLFDSPVKEYQQNIDSPKLYSNLLTSRKELPPNGDTKSMVMDHRGQPPELAALPTPESTPVLHQKTLQAMKSHSDKAHGHGASRKETPQFFPSSPPPHSPLSHGHIPSAIVLPNATHDYNTSFSNSNAHKAEKKLQNIDHSLTKSSSKRDHRRSVDSRNTLNDLLKHLNDPNSNPKAIMGDIQMAHQTLMLDPMGPMSEVPPKVPNREASLYSPPSTLPRNSPTKRVDVPTTPGVPMTSLERQRGYHKNSSQRHSISAMPKNLNSPNGVLLSRQPSMNRGGYMPTPTGAKVDYIQGTPVSVHLQPSLSRQSSYTSNGTLPRTGLKRTPSLKPDVPPKPSFVPQTTSVRPLNKYTY, via the exons ATGAGGTTCTTCCTGCTTTGTGCCTACATGCTGCTCCTGATGATTTCCCAGTTGAGGGCAGTCAGCTTCCCCGAAGACGATGAACCCCTTAATACTGTTGACTATCACT ATTCAAGGCAATATCCGGTTTTTAGAGGACGCCCTTCAGGCAATGAGTCACAGCACAGGCTGGACTTTCAGCTGATGTTGAAAATTCGAGACACACTTTATATTGCTGGCAG GGATCAAGTTTATAcagtaaatttaaatgaaatccCCAAAACAGAAGTCATACCAAGCAAG AAACTGACATGGCGGTCAAGACAACAGGATCGAGAAAACTGTGCCATGAAAGGCAAGCATAAA GATGAATGCCACAACTTTATTAAAGTATTTGTTCCGAGAAACGATGAGATGGTTTTTGTTTGTGGTACCAATGCGTTTAATCCCATGTGTAGATACTATAGG ttgaATACCTTAGAGTATGATGGGGAAGAAATTAGTGGCCTGGCAAGATGCCCATTTGATGCCAGACAAACCAATGTTGCCCTTTTTGCTG ATGGGAAGCTGTATTCTGCCACAGTGGCTGACTTCCTGGCCAGTGATGCTGTTATTTATCGAAGCATGGGCGATGGATCTGCCCTTCGTACAATAAAATATGATTCCAAATGGATAAAAG agCCACACTTTCTTCATGCCATAGAATATGGAAActatgtctatttcttctttcgaGAAATTGCTGTAGAGCACAATAATTTGGGCAAG GCTGTATATTCCCGTGTGGCCCGCATATGTAAAAATGACATGGGTGGCTCCCAGCGGGTCCTGGAGAAACACTGGACTTCATTTCTGAAGGCTCGACTTAACTGTTCTGTCCCCGGAGATTCGTTTTTCTACTTTGATGTCCTGCAGTCCATTACAGACATAATACAAATCAATGGCATCCCCACTGTGGTGGGGGTGTTCACCACCCAGCTCAACAG CATTCCTGGTTCTGCAGTCTGTGCATTTAGCATGGATGACATTGAAAAAGTATTCAAAGGACGGTTTAAAGAACAGAAAACTCCGGATTCTGTGTGGACGGCAGTCCCTGAAGACAAAGTACCAAAGCCAAG GCCTGGGTGTTGTGCAAAGCATGGCCTCGCTGAAGCATATAAAACCTCCATCGATTTCCCGGATGAAACCCTGTCCTTCATCAAGTCCCACCCCCTGATGGACTCCGCCGTCCCACCCATTGCCGACGAGCCCTGGTTCACAAAGACTCGGATCAG GTACAGACTGACGGCCATCGCTGTCGACCATTCTGCTGGACCCTACCAGAACTACACAGTCATCTTTGTTGGCTCAGAAGCTGGCATGGTACTTAAAGTTTTGGCAAAGACCAGTCCTTTCTCTTTGAATGACAGCGTGTTACTGGAAGAGATTGAAGCATACAACCATGCAAA GTGTAATGCTGAGAATGAGGAGGACAGAAAGGTCATCTCGTTACAGTTGGATAAAGATCATCATGCTTTATATGTGGCATTCTCCAGCTGCGTTATTCGCATCCCCCTCAGTCGCTGTGAGCGTTATGGATCATGTAAAAA ATCTTGTATTGCATCTCGGGACCCGTACTGTGGCTGGTTAAGCCAGGGCATCTGTGGCAGAGTGACCCCAGGGATGCT CGTTGGAGGATATGAACAGGACACAGAATATGGCTACACAGCCCATCTAGGGGACTGCCATG aaattttgcCTACTTCAACTACACCAGATTACAAAATATTTGGCGGTCCAACATCtg ACATGGAGGTATCTTCATCTTCTGTTACCACAATGGCAAGTATCCCAGAAATTACACCTAAAGTGATTGATACCTGGAGACCTAAACTGACGAGCTCCCGGAAATTTGTAGTTCAAGATGACCCAAACACTTCTGATTTTACTGATCCTTTATCAG GTGTACGATGGGAAGTCCAGTCTGGAGAGTCCAACCAGATGGTCCACATGAATGTCCTCATCACCTGTGTCTTTGCTGCTTTTGTTTTGGGTGCATTCATTGCAGGTGTGGCAGTATACTGCTATCGTGACATGTTTGTTCGGAAAAACAGAAAGATCCATAAAGATGCAGAATCTGCCCAGTCGTGCACAGATTCCAGTGGCAGTTTTGCCAAACTGAATGGTCTCTTTGACAGCCCGGTGAAGGAATATCAGCAGAATATCGATTCTCCCAAATTGTATAGTAACCTGCTGACCAGTCGGAAAGAGCTGCCACCCAATGGAGATACTAAATCCATGGTAATGGACCATCGAGGCCAACCTCCCGAGCTGGCTGCTCTCCCCACACCTGAGTCTACACCTGTGCTTCACCAGAAGACTCTGCAGGCCATGAAGAGCCACTCAGACAAGGCTCACGGCCATGGAGCTTCAAGGAAAGAAACTCCCCAGTTTTTTCCCTCTAGTCCTCCACCACATTCCCCATTAAGTCATGGGCATATCCCCAGTGCCATTGTTCTTCCTAATGCTACCCATGACTACAACACATCTTTCTCAAACTCCAATGCTCACAAAGCTGAGAAGAAGCTTCAAAACATTGACCACTCTCTTACAAAATCATCCAGTAAAAGAGATCACCGGCGTTCTGTCgattccagaaacaccctcaatGATCTCCTGAAGCATCTAAATGACCCAAATAGTAACCCCAAAGCCATCATGGGAGATATCCAAATGGCCCACCAGACCCTCATGCTGGATCCTATGGGACCTATGTCAGAGGTCCCACCCAAGGTCCCTAACCGGGAGGCATCACTATACTCTCCTCCTTCAACTCTCCCCAGAAATAGTCCAACCAAGCGAGTGGACGTCCCCACCACTCCTGGAGTCCCAATGACTTCTCTGGAAAGACAACGGGGATATCACAAAAATTCCTCCCAGAGGCACTCCATATCCGCTATGCCTAAAAACTTAAATTCACCAAATGGTGTTTTGTTATCTAGACAGCCTAGTATGAACCGTGGAGGGTACATGCCCACCCCAACAGGGGCGAAGGTGGACTATATTCAGGGAACACCAGTGAGTGTTCATCTGCAGCCTTCTCTCTCCAGACAGAGCAGCTACACCAGTAATGGCACCCTTCCTAGGACGGGACTAAAGAGGACACCGTCTTTAAAACCTGATGTGCCACCAAAGCCTTCATTTGTTCCTCAAACCACATCTGTCAGACCACTGAACAAATACACTTACTAG